From the genome of Salvia splendens isolate huo1 chromosome 7, SspV2, whole genome shotgun sequence:
GGAAATTCAGCTTACTTGATGATATGCGATTTGATTGAAGTAATCCGTCTCCGATGCGAAATCTATGTAGTTATTTCGTTAGGATTTTTTACTTTCTTTCATTTCGTTGGGAAGCTGAGAGTTGATTAAATCTTGATTTTATGTGATCGCTGTGTGAGTGTGCTGGTTTTTGGTAGGGTTCTAATTTTAGGCTAATTGACTAAAGCAGATTATAGTGAACTAGATGAAGGATTACCAAGAGAGATGGAAATCAGGCTGCAGAAACAGTGTGATTGCTTCGCTAATGGGTTTTGATGAGCACCCTAAGTCGCCCTTCCATGAAAAACGGAGAGGTTTATCTGAAAGATATGTCCGAGCCTCTGCTTCCATAGGCCTACGGCCGGGTAGGTTAGTTTCTGTTGGTCGTTCGTGTAGGAAAGATAATGAGGGGGTGCAAGCATCCATTAGTGAAAGCGATAATGCTTCTGATAGATTTTTGAACTCGAGAAGTAGCAGTGTAAGGAAGGGTATAAGATATTCAGGAAATGATTGTGCTCCAGTCTCAAATTCGTTAGTTGGAGCTGGTCATGAAAGCAGGAAATCAATTGGCGAAAATGATGAGCATTATCCGAAAAATGTCCTGAGATGTCAGCAGAAACTTGAGTTTAGTATTGATTGCACAGGGATCAAACCAATCTCCAAGAATGTAGTGTATGATCTCAAAGATGATGAGTTAGATGTGCATAGCAGTCGAGGCTATAGAGAACAGCAGGAGTCTTTAAAGCCTGTAATTAGAAATCTCACTAATGAGTTGATACATGAAGAGCTACCTGTGAATAGTAATGTGTCTCTAGGGCGTAGGTGCAATGCCTGTTCTCGAGCTATGAACAGAATCTCTCAACAAGAAAGTTTCAGAAGCAAATTTGAGGCAGAACTTCGTTATGGAAGTTACAGCCATCATCCACATAGTTTACTTCATCGGCCGTCTTTGGTCAATGGATCCAAGAAGCAAAATCTTCAAAGGTGGAAGATGGCAAATAAGTTTCAAGAATTTGGAGATTCTCGGAGGAATGAAACTCTCAATCAAATTCTAGCTTTGGCTAATCGGATATCAAAGACAAGAAATTTGGACGTGAAATGTGGTACAACTGGTCTGTGCAATCCAACCAGTAGCAGCTCTTCACTTCCTAGCAGCATAGATGTTGGGGATGATGAGACTCTGAAAAGCCTACCAGTTTCTGAATTTGAAGAAGTGAAAGATATCCTTTCGACTGAATGGAGCTCGACAGAGAATGAACTTATTGCAACAGAGAACATGTCTAAGGCGCCAACAACTTCCGGGAATGAATATTTAGAATCTAAAAATGGGAAGGGCAAAGAGCAGTTTCAGATTTATCTTGGTGCGGATGAAACCATGTCACCGGGTTCTAAAGTCTCCGAGCTGTCTAGCTGTTCCTTTTCTTGCTTTGGTTCAGCACTCAACAACCCTGAAGCATACATCCTAAGCATTCGTGATGAAATGGATAACAATCTTGAAAGTGAGTTCGGTAAGGAATTGAGTGCAACTGTTGGGGTTTCTTCTCAAACCAATGGTGACCTTAAGTCAGAATCAAATCTGTGTAGCAAATTGGAGGAATGTGGGAAATCTTCTGCTGTTGAAGAACTTTTGAGCAGAGAGgtttgctctctctctctccccccttCACTGCTTACCTGCACGAACCTGTTCTTGTTCTGTAATTCTATTTCCATTAAATGTTAGGCATCTGGAGTGAACTGATTTAAGTAACTTGAGGGCACTAAAACCTACTCTAAAAGGCATAATGCTACGAAGTAATGACACTAGTTGAAAAGCCAATAAAATCTGTCAACTGAAGTTTATGTAATTATTAGCTTGATATATCCATAGGCAAATGCCTCACTAACGGAATTGGATGACCATATGCACTTAGTATCCAATCTGTAATTTTACTTGCCATTACTGGAAAGAGTATTAAATGTGCCTACAATCTTTAATTAAAGTATGAGTTTTGGATGTGATATCATGAGTCTACTTTAATGCATAATTTGGCCAACTTCTTCAGATACATAAGTAGTAGTAATGTCAAATCTTCCCATCACCACTCCAATTAATATCTGATGCAGTCTGGCTGCTTTATTTCATAATCTTTTTGTTATTTAAGCAAAGACCACCAATTGCCATAAGAAGCTCATCCTTTACTGTGTGACGGTGCACTAATGCTTCTTTCCCGGTCCTCATTTTAACAATGACTTATGAAATGCAGGGATCGTTAAACGAATATTTCAAGGAAGAATCAGCTTATTCAAACTTCTCTGCAATAGTTCCTCTAGAGTCCCTGGAGAACTTGAAGAGAATCAATCAGCATAGTCCTGACTCAGTTTTGGAATCACTTGATATAAAGAGTTCCTCTTTCGAATGGCTTGACAGTGCAGGTACTGATATCTGACATAACTGAACTTATACTTCTCCCAGGGAGATGTGATTTTTGTATCAGTATTGATTTATATTACTATTTGCAATTGGTATTTCCAGGACTGCGGTTGCAACTCGAATCTCTAAACTTTGATTCTGGAGAAACCTACTCTGAAGGATCTGTCATGGTTGTCTCTGGTGAAGATGACTTTGAGGAGGGGTTTGGTATTCTCCACCATGATAGCAGAAAGGTTAAGTGGTGGCTTGGAGATGGCGATAGCAGGAACTTCTCTTACATGGTTGACGTTCTGGATGAATCCGGGTTTTTTGGGAAGAACTCATTCATGGATTTCAAGATGTGGTATTGCCTTGAATGCCCAATAAACCCCTTGGTGTTTGAGACATTGGAGAAAAAATATGGCAAACAGGCTTATTGGAAAAGCTCTGAAAGGCAGCTTCTGTTTGACCGTATAAATTCAGGGGTTTTAGAAATCTTCAATCCCATAATAAACTTTCATTCTGTCTCAACATCTATACGGAAAAAACTGTGTGCCTCGCTCAGACTTGATGAGGTTGTAGATGAGTTATGGACAAAGCTCATTAGCCAGGAAAAAGAGGTGAGCAAAGAGTTGTCGAAAAAGGCTATGGCCGAATGGTTGGAGTTGGAGGAAGGTATTGATATTATCTGTAGAGAACTGGAGGGCTCATTATTTGATGAACTTGCCATGGAGTTCACTAGTTTGTGGGATTGATAAACCGAGCTTTTCTCTCTCGCCTCACGTTTCCTTTTCCATGCCTAGTTCTGGATGCTCGTACTTCTTTTGTTTACAGTACGGCACACTTTGGCAAAATCCACGAGAAACACAGAGATGGCCAGATGGGTGTTTCTATCTCGGACAAAGTTTTGGGTATGATATGTAATGCATTCGTGTTCAGTAGACGTGCTCTCCACCGGAACTTGGACTATTGGGAGTGCGGATTTCTTCTCAATTTTCATATCGATAGATTGTTCTTCCATTCAACAAAGGATCATCTCCTACAGAGTGTCGAAGGTATGTAGATACAAAGGTTTTGTCATACATTTGTTGTATTTGTTGCATCAATGCATTTGTGTGAAAGTTTTCGGCTTTCGACTGAAGTACTGATGGTCAGAGCAGCTAAGATGCTAAGATGTGCTGCTGTATCAATTTTGTGTCTTCTTTGATTGTATTAGATTTTTGCATATAGTTgagattttttcttttttttggttgGAATTCAATATTTTGTCACACATCATTGCAAGACCCATCATTCATTTACTGGAATTTATTGACGGCTACTCTTGTAAAACTTCGAAAATAttgctctctttttttttggtgtGTGTTGCAGTATCGAATAGATTTGATATTGGGTTCTCTTTCGATTTAAAAATATGTAGTGTTTTCGATGTAGAAGATATATTGGTGAAATTCGAATGATAACGAAATATTTCCCAGTTTATTAAACCATTTATCTAATGAAGCATATATAGTTATGCACAATATTTTTTGTGGAAAAAGAAGAGTTATTAAGCATGTGCTATATTCTTGGAAAATATAGAGTATGTTTGTGCATTGAAATTAATTTGGTAAATACTTATTTGTACCGACAACTATTAGATAAGATGTTTGCATTATTGGATTTTAGGTGAATGCCTATATCACTTACCCTACTAACTATCATTGTCTATCTCTAATGTATGTGGATACAATTATTTATCAAACACAAAAATTCTTATGGGCTAAGATTCATCTCAAAATTCATATTTCAGTTACATATATAGTATATTGGTTTATTAGCATTCGTAAGTACTACAAATATTCAAATATGAGCTTGGGTTCAAagagttttgatctatgcaaaaccaaATCTTATTAATACAAAACGCATAACTATGTATACGGGGTCATTTCTAGCTAGATCATTGTTAGTttattttaggtcattttaGTAAAAGGATGATCTTAAACGATCTTAACGTGACCTCAAACtcgaattttataaaataatctaaaaatgATTAATAATGATCTTTCTTGTTTTTGGCTAAATAATTGATTATCAGATTGGAAAATTTCATGGTCAATATTTGGATTTAGCCTGCGTTTTATATTGAGATCAATTTTTGTATTGATAATTTTTCTGGGTTCACATAAAATTCTCAATATATCATTATATAAAAATTGTTAGAAGAGGTAGAAATTTAAAACTGGAAAAAGTGGTGTTACACTTTAGAAAAGTTCAATAGTGGTGGAATACATCATTTAAAATCTACCATATATTCTTGGATTGACTTGATAGCATAGCAACATAGTTAAAAATAATCAACCAAGCAATAATTTGTTTCCCATATTTCAACTCTTATTTGCCCACAAAGCCAAGAAAACCCAAAGTGGAGTTGTAATAACTCCACAAGCACTTAAACACTGTTCCCAGTTTTATATGTTCTTTAATACATAAAACCTATAATCTCTCTGTTATTATTACTAAAATTTTCTATATAAGACTCgttatatatacacacacatgcaAAGACTGCTTATTTCAAAGGTCATGaatttataaaacaaataaacataATTCAAAAGAATCGAAACATTAATGTCTCTAAACTTTAAATTAACTATTCGAGAATGAAATGAGTAATgagtatttatatttatttatttatttaccaCTCAGCCTAAGGCATTTTCCACTATTTAATTGTGTGTGAATGCAATTATAAGGAAATGAATCATGGAACAACATGTATCCATTATGAAAGTGCTTGGTGGTTGTATGAAATAATGCCTATTTACTCTCCACATTAAAAATTGGGGTCCCCATGGTATGATTTCTAGTAATATGTCAATTAGTACATTAACATCTTGTTTATTTTTTGGACTTAAATTCAATGCAGAATTTCAAAGCAAATATTACAGATAGGTGTATATAAGTTTATCAAGTTTTTTTTCCGTTTAATTGAACTCCTTTTTATTCTAGATACATATATAACTATATACTACTAGAAAATCATGAACTACAACCACATGTAGTATAATATTTTGActgaaaaatcatcaaatttggtcaaattttggtcCAAATGacaatttttcttgtgaaattatATTTGATATAACAGCTGTAAAATCATACATTGATTCCGTTGTTTGGttgaaaaatatcaacaatatattGCACATTGATGACCAATTATTTCACCATGAGATATCTGGGAACAATAAAaacttcatgttttttttactgattttAAAGTTGTCTAAATTAGACCAAATTTCAATGTTTCCGGCAACTCACCCTAATTTTTTTACAAACTCATAATAAAATTAAGTcccttttaatttaaaaatagtcAAGCAAATAAAAATGGCTATTTTAGGGCTCAAAACCTACTACTCTTcctaatttatttcataaaaataatacaaGAACAACAATAATAGCTCCAATTAATCTACAAAAAGTTAGCTTTACATGTTGCCATTTCCACACAATGAATATTCTTCATGATTATATACCTCTCTCTAaccatcaatttttttaaactcttccaacataaaattaaaacaaaacatgaaaaCCTTGTATTACAAAAATTAAGGTTGAATGAAACACCTTAGTATTAACAAACACTAACTATAACTAACCTTTACTTTCTGTAAAACATCAATCATCCTAAGATGTAATTGAGAAATGTAAGAACTAATGTACCTTAGAGCTCAAGGAGGTTGCAAAAATGGCAGTTGAAGATTTCCAAGCTCTATCGCTTGTTATGGAGAGGGTTAGATCCTGTGGGGACTCGCCTCTTCGACTCGAGTTCCTTGCCTACTGGAGCATGGTTTCTGTGATTTCTGGGGTGAAATTCGAACTCGTGACCTTTGTTTCTCGTGGAAGGGCGGCCGTGGAGGAGGTGGCCGGAGACGGGCGCCACGGTGgcggagaggaggaggagggtggTGGAGAGGATCAAGACAAGGTGGAAGAGAATTGACATCATGGGAAGGTTGTAGTAAAATGTGGTCACACAAGAATTGGTTTGGTACTATTATTTGagaataattttatatataggGTGTGTTTGTGTTGTGAAAAAGTGTAGTTTTCATATGAAAGAGTTTGTGTGTTTTGTGGTGTGTGTAGTTGTGTTGGTTGACTTTGTTGCCTCTTTTTGGATCTCATGATGAGGAGTGATATGTGACCATTTTTGGTCTTTATATTATTTGAGGCATTATAATATGAGCTGgttattttataataatcatGTACTCCAtgatagtatatttttattatacatTACAAATACTCTTTCTTTGTTCATTATGTTGGTTGTGTGTTTATCCAAATCTACcgttttgaatttttatttttgaggattaattttttatttagacTTTTGAATAATCTTCTGCTTCTAGTGTGTATTGTTGGAAcatgagataaaataaaatgtactgccaattattttttctatgttattttctctcctactttataaTGTAATTCACTAAACACTTGTACTATCTAAATTCAtgttaaaaaatagaaacatttcaCGTAAATTGAGACCGAATTAAAGACTACTTTCTTTAGTTACAATTCACATAGATATACCTGAAGTGATCATTGATATATTAATAGAAGGATATCTTACTAGTATTAACTTTTAATTTGACATATGCattattcaaaatttgaaatattggGGTGTGAAATGAAAACTGCTATTTATAGTTTTATACCAATATTTAAATGATGATGGGCTACTTAACTAGAGCCCATTGTTTGTCGCCGTGACCCAACATGAAGCTCCAATCACAGAAAATCTAATATTTTCTCTAGCATAAGACATCATCTATAAATGCAAGTTTTGGTCTCTGTTTTGAATATTGATTAGTTTTGGACatgattttgaatatttataagttttgaATGTATTTCtaacaatttaaatatttgtaatAATTGCAACAATTTATGCAATTGGCTAATCTTTGGATAATCAATAGCTAGAGCTAATAGCTGCTATTGGATGAAAATATATACACGTTACTATAAATATCGATGgaaatttatttagtttgatgCACTAATTTAAAGGATTATAATAGGTTacataatattgaaataaatggCGTAACTTTTAATGCAAATATTAATGGGAATTTATTTCTCGAAGAAGTTACATGATAGATATAAGCTATATGAGGAATGCATAATGTTTTAGTGGGTTGGTTTATCATGATGCCtaatattttatagtatttgaataggtttttatgaaagtaattaaaaaatagataaTGATTATGTATgagtataataaaaaaacaaaaaaaaaatattacataaCACAATTTCAATATATATGAGGCGAATAAATTTTGTTTGTACAAATTATAGGAATAGATTATAGATGTGAAAAGCCAAAATATATGGATTAGTTTGTTATGCCTTCAATGAAATGAAACTGTCGCGATTTAATTTGTaatcaattcaaaatatttaatattcctaattataatatttgtaaCTGTCACCTtatttaagaaattgtattaCTAATGCTTACCCCACAAACTCTGCAGCCAACTAATGGTATATATATACCCTAGACTACCTCATACTCCAAATATATTCACACGGCCTATTAGCTTCTCCAAAATACGCAAAAGTTCATCTATTTGAAGTTATGTTTTACATCATTTCTAGCTTATAAGTTATAACTCACTTCCTCACTGTCTTCCTTCGTTGCATCAATGAATTttctgtaaaaaaaatgaatttattttcaGCATGATTCTTACTGTTTACCA
Proteins encoded in this window:
- the LOC121811117 gene encoding uncharacterized protein LOC121811117; this translates as MKDYQERWKSGCRNSVIASLMGFDEHPKSPFHEKRRGLSERYVRASASIGLRPGRLVSVGRSCRKDNEGVQASISESDNASDRFLNSRSSSVRKGIRYSGNDCAPVSNSLVGAGHESRKSIGENDEHYPKNVLRCQQKLEFSIDCTGIKPISKNVVYDLKDDELDVHSSRGYREQQESLKPVIRNLTNELIHEELPVNSNVSLGRRCNACSRAMNRISQQESFRSKFEAELRYGSYSHHPHSLLHRPSLVNGSKKQNLQRWKMANKFQEFGDSRRNETLNQILALANRISKTRNLDVKCGTTGLCNPTSSSSSLPSSIDVGDDETLKSLPVSEFEEVKDILSTEWSSTENELIATENMSKAPTTSGNEYLESKNGKGKEQFQIYLGADETMSPGSKVSELSSCSFSCFGSALNNPEAYILSIRDEMDNNLESEFGKELSATVGVSSQTNGDLKSESNLCSKLEECGKSSAVEELLSREGSLNEYFKEESAYSNFSAIVPLESLENLKRINQHSPDSVLESLDIKSSSFEWLDSAGLRLQLESLNFDSGETYSEGSVMVVSGEDDFEEGFGILHHDSRKVKWWLGDGDSRNFSYMVDVLDESGFFGKNSFMDFKMWYCLECPINPLVFETLEKKYGKQAYWKSSERQLLFDRINSGVLEIFNPIINFHSVSTSIRKKLCASLRLDEVVDELWTKLISQEKEVSKELSKKAMAEWLELEEGIDIICRELEGSLFDELAMEFTSLWD